The following proteins come from a genomic window of Dreissena polymorpha isolate Duluth1 chromosome 1, UMN_Dpol_1.0, whole genome shotgun sequence:
- the LOC127864453 gene encoding uncharacterized protein LOC127864453 isoform X2 produces MITREVDRIKSSAPANKILSTRVQARFLEQINNVCARLSSRNAAFNSILLKKKSVSQLMQNGENIIPEILQEISESLPFVLDLFCTMAIAGKNPSANKIAPIVAAYAILMNARNEKLSAWHRLTTVVSIKGHLDDSALTHFNRMGLTMSTSSKLRLLDEAGEMLEDNIARSLRKNPLVKITGDNLDIYVRTGHHSLDRHNKDLHMFASNIIFSRIAQLGSFSTSFTMPSLGTLSPEKFFPNGHHRDTLTNTYCVLLGRILAEFKDFSWLQKVLPAHIYHPYQAEMRQKSEVFQLPIILKNEAKHEDCIDILDQYQQVLGDVYMKAFGSTDLLRSYKVPVGGDQLTRVRLEEAKQLRSLATSPEKRFEDLHPFIIELWHIKQDFLEKCFKELFSSKTLRQAGTLYHYKGKLQRSDVNGKVKGAFKAHHDFLSLAGKQMVKEQLMEFFGMESPDSSCTQNVIQLVKSKSENYESLLNSLRQFLDHFGYLDYVHETDDVVSNDTDDTVYNYCCNLCHWYMHLMMFEDIVKEGDVARIIPCLMVCAQFFFSNSRLSKYFQECLDFVLKCEYCMSPMQTIRTLEGAFVNLRGGAAGNIESDLVQENSVRNQKDLIRALGANKSEKAIQRSCRAADTVSDIFEKIEISTSVRKVSSRHQTPARIKDNEVIANSLRDLRPFSKTIGRVCQVMPNVLCSPVRKINSVDLKFRIKQVVDRLYYGHTINFDHESSEEDC; encoded by the exons ATGATAACTAGGGAAGTGGACAGAATAAAGTCGAGTGCGCCCGCTAATAAA ATATTATCCACTCGAGTTCAAGCAAGATTCTTGGAACAAATCAACAATGTCTGCGCACGATTGTCCTCTAGAAATGCTGCATTTAACAGCATTCTTCTGAAAAAGAAAAGTGTCTCACAGTTGATGCAGAATGGGGAAAACATTATTCCAGAAATATTACAGGAAATTTCAGAAAG cctTCCGTTCGTCCTTGACCTGTTCTGCACAATGGCAATAGCTGGGAAAAACCCATCGGCCAATAAGATTGCCCCGATTGTTGCTGCCTATGCCATCCTCATGAATGCCAGGAATGAGAAGTTGTCAGCGTGGCACAGACTCACAACAGTTGTATCCATCAAAGGGCACTTGGATGACTCG GCACTAACACATTTCAACCGCATGGGGCTGACAATGTCGACATCATCCAAACTGCGTCTACTGGATGAAGCTGGTGAAATGCTTGAAGACAACATCGCCAGAAGTCTAAGAAAAAACCCACTTGTCAAAATCACGGGTGACAATTTGGACATCTATGTCAGAACAGGACATCATTCACTGGACAGACACAACAAGGACCTCCACATGTTTGCCTCAAATATCATCTTCAGCAGG ATTGCACAACTAGGATCGTTCAGCACTAGTTTCACCATGCCATCACTTGGAACACTTTCTCCAGAGAAGTTCTTTCCCAATGGTCACCACAGAGACACTTTGACAAACACCTACTGTGTATTGTTAG GAAGAATACTGGCTGAGTTTAAAGACTTCTCCTGGCTTCAAAAAGTGCTCCCAGCCCACATCTATCATCCTTACCAAGCTGAGATGAGGCAAAAATCTGAAGTTTTTCAGCTACCAATCATCCTTAAGAATGAGGCCAAGCATGAGGATTGTATAGATATATTGGACCAGTATCAACAGGTCCTTGGTGATGTTTACATGAAGGCATTTG GCTCCACTGACCTTCTTCGGTCCTATAAAGTCCCTGTTGGTGGTGATCAATTAACTCGTGTGCGTCTAGAGGAAGCGAAACAACTTCGTTCCTTAGCTACCTCACCAGAAAAGCGGTTTGAAGATCTCCACCCTTTCATAATAGAGCTCTGGCACATCAAGCAAGACTTCTTGGAG aaatgctTTAAAGAGCTGTTCAGTTCCAAAACTCTGAGACAAGCTGGAACCCTATACCATTACAAGGGCAAGTTGCAAAGGAGCGATGTAAATGGAAAGGTTAAGGGCGCCTTTAAAGCGCATCACGATTTCCTGTCGCTGGCAGGTAAACAGATGGTGAAGGAGCAGCTGATGGAGTTCTTTGGCATGGAGAGCCCTGATTCCAGTTGCACCCAAAATGTTATTCAGCTGGTGAAGTCAAAATCCGAAAACTATGAATCACTGTTAAATTCATTGCGACAGTTCCTTGACCACTTTGGCTATCTAGACTATGTACATGAGACTGATGATGTGGTGTCCAATGACACAGATGATACTGTGTATAATTACTGTTGCAATCTCTGTCACTGGTATATGCACCTGATGATGTTTGAGGACATTGTTAAAGAAGGAGATGTGGCCAGAATAATTCCTTGCCTAATGGTATGTGCCCAGTTTTTCTTCTCAAACTCCAGACTATCAAAATATTTTCAGGAGTGTTTGGACTTTGTATTGAAGTGTGAGTACTGCATGAGCCCTATGCAAACAATTAGGACATTGGAAGGTGCATTTGTTAACCTGAGAGGTGGAGCTGCAGGAAATATTGAAAGTGATCTTGTACAAGAAAACTCTGTAAGAAACCAAAAGGATTTAATCAGGGCTTTGGGTGCAAATAAGTCGGAAAAAGCAATTCAAAGAAGTTGCAGAGCCGCAGACACTGTGTCCGACATTTTTGAGAAAATAGAGATTTCCACATCAGTAAGGAAAGTTTCTAGTAGGCATCAAACGCCAGCCAGAATAAAAGATAATGAAGTTATTGCCAATTCTTTGAGGGACTTGCGACCGTTTTCTAAAACAATAGGAAGAGTGTGTCAAGTCATGCCAAATGTCCTGTGCTCACCAGTCAGAAAAATTAACTCTGTTGATCTTAAGTTCAGGATCAAGCAAGTAGTTGACAGGCTGTATTATGGACATACTATCAATTTTGACCATGAATCGTCTGAGGAGGACTGCTAG
- the LOC127864453 gene encoding uncharacterized protein LOC127864453 isoform X1: protein MCTPKKKVPENCFLCENKRVFSLTGKKESNYNEAISYLLNRPFKDFVSANQEALIELGVFRGCDAKIQSAHEIVKKLDLALNDGVQISDSTRFKRGTVSPITPKLSSTVKRSKHAPTAGKKPARRSLGDMAIPGPSKETSEVEVVVVHSVFTKDHDYMATAVGSDHDYTRALNTDMKPHDIHVIHTITAMDIIKQHLCETSGSTEIVDEIVDIVANNKILSTRVQARFLEQINNVCARLSSRNAAFNSILLKKKSVSQLMQNGENIIPEILQEISESLPFVLDLFCTMAIAGKNPSANKIAPIVAAYAILMNARNEKLSAWHRLTTVVSIKGHLDDSALTHFNRMGLTMSTSSKLRLLDEAGEMLEDNIARSLRKNPLVKITGDNLDIYVRTGHHSLDRHNKDLHMFASNIIFSRIAQLGSFSTSFTMPSLGTLSPEKFFPNGHHRDTLTNTYCVLLGRILAEFKDFSWLQKVLPAHIYHPYQAEMRQKSEVFQLPIILKNEAKHEDCIDILDQYQQVLGDVYMKAFGSTDLLRSYKVPVGGDQLTRVRLEEAKQLRSLATSPEKRFEDLHPFIIELWHIKQDFLEKCFKELFSSKTLRQAGTLYHYKGKLQRSDVNGKVKGAFKAHHDFLSLAGKQMVKEQLMEFFGMESPDSSCTQNVIQLVKSKSENYESLLNSLRQFLDHFGYLDYVHETDDVVSNDTDDTVYNYCCNLCHWYMHLMMFEDIVKEGDVARIIPCLMVCAQFFFSNSRLSKYFQECLDFVLKCEYCMSPMQTIRTLEGAFVNLRGGAAGNIESDLVQENSVRNQKDLIRALGANKSEKAIQRSCRAADTVSDIFEKIEISTSVRKVSSRHQTPARIKDNEVIANSLRDLRPFSKTIGRVCQVMPNVLCSPVRKINSVDLKFRIKQVVDRLYYGHTINFDHESSEEDC from the exons ATGTGTACGCCGAAGAAGAAAGTGCCGGAGAATTGTTTCCTTTGTGAAAACAAAAGAGTTTTTAGTTTGACTGGAAAAAAAGAATCAAATTATAATGAAGCAATTTCTTATTTATTAAATCGGCCATTTAAGGATTTTGTTTCTGCAAATCAAGAGGCACTAATTGAATTAGGAGTTTTTAGAGGGTGTGACGCCAAAATTCAGTCTGCTcatgaaattgttaaaaaactgGACCTGGCTTTGAATGATGGCGTTCAAATATCAGACTCAACTCGATTTAAGCGTGGCACAGTCTCGCCCATAACACCAAAATTATCTTCAACTGTGAAGCGTAGCAAACATGCTCCTACTGCTGGTAAAAAACCTGCAAGGCGTTCACTTGGTGACATGGCCATACCAGGTCCTTCCAAGGAGACTTCAGAGGTTGAAGTTGTTGTAGTTCATTCTGTGTTCACAAAAGATCATGACTATATGGCCACAGCTGTTGGGTCAGATCATGACTACACCAGGGCTTTAAACACAGACATGAAACCACATGACATTCATGTCATCCATACAATAACTGCCATGGACATTATCAAGCAGCATTTGTGTGAGACAAGTGGGAGCACTGAAATAGTGGATGAAATAGTGGATATTGTCGCCAATAACAAG ATATTATCCACTCGAGTTCAAGCAAGATTCTTGGAACAAATCAACAATGTCTGCGCACGATTGTCCTCTAGAAATGCTGCATTTAACAGCATTCTTCTGAAAAAGAAAAGTGTCTCACAGTTGATGCAGAATGGGGAAAACATTATTCCAGAAATATTACAGGAAATTTCAGAAAG cctTCCGTTCGTCCTTGACCTGTTCTGCACAATGGCAATAGCTGGGAAAAACCCATCGGCCAATAAGATTGCCCCGATTGTTGCTGCCTATGCCATCCTCATGAATGCCAGGAATGAGAAGTTGTCAGCGTGGCACAGACTCACAACAGTTGTATCCATCAAAGGGCACTTGGATGACTCG GCACTAACACATTTCAACCGCATGGGGCTGACAATGTCGACATCATCCAAACTGCGTCTACTGGATGAAGCTGGTGAAATGCTTGAAGACAACATCGCCAGAAGTCTAAGAAAAAACCCACTTGTCAAAATCACGGGTGACAATTTGGACATCTATGTCAGAACAGGACATCATTCACTGGACAGACACAACAAGGACCTCCACATGTTTGCCTCAAATATCATCTTCAGCAGG ATTGCACAACTAGGATCGTTCAGCACTAGTTTCACCATGCCATCACTTGGAACACTTTCTCCAGAGAAGTTCTTTCCCAATGGTCACCACAGAGACACTTTGACAAACACCTACTGTGTATTGTTAG GAAGAATACTGGCTGAGTTTAAAGACTTCTCCTGGCTTCAAAAAGTGCTCCCAGCCCACATCTATCATCCTTACCAAGCTGAGATGAGGCAAAAATCTGAAGTTTTTCAGCTACCAATCATCCTTAAGAATGAGGCCAAGCATGAGGATTGTATAGATATATTGGACCAGTATCAACAGGTCCTTGGTGATGTTTACATGAAGGCATTTG GCTCCACTGACCTTCTTCGGTCCTATAAAGTCCCTGTTGGTGGTGATCAATTAACTCGTGTGCGTCTAGAGGAAGCGAAACAACTTCGTTCCTTAGCTACCTCACCAGAAAAGCGGTTTGAAGATCTCCACCCTTTCATAATAGAGCTCTGGCACATCAAGCAAGACTTCTTGGAG aaatgctTTAAAGAGCTGTTCAGTTCCAAAACTCTGAGACAAGCTGGAACCCTATACCATTACAAGGGCAAGTTGCAAAGGAGCGATGTAAATGGAAAGGTTAAGGGCGCCTTTAAAGCGCATCACGATTTCCTGTCGCTGGCAGGTAAACAGATGGTGAAGGAGCAGCTGATGGAGTTCTTTGGCATGGAGAGCCCTGATTCCAGTTGCACCCAAAATGTTATTCAGCTGGTGAAGTCAAAATCCGAAAACTATGAATCACTGTTAAATTCATTGCGACAGTTCCTTGACCACTTTGGCTATCTAGACTATGTACATGAGACTGATGATGTGGTGTCCAATGACACAGATGATACTGTGTATAATTACTGTTGCAATCTCTGTCACTGGTATATGCACCTGATGATGTTTGAGGACATTGTTAAAGAAGGAGATGTGGCCAGAATAATTCCTTGCCTAATGGTATGTGCCCAGTTTTTCTTCTCAAACTCCAGACTATCAAAATATTTTCAGGAGTGTTTGGACTTTGTATTGAAGTGTGAGTACTGCATGAGCCCTATGCAAACAATTAGGACATTGGAAGGTGCATTTGTTAACCTGAGAGGTGGAGCTGCAGGAAATATTGAAAGTGATCTTGTACAAGAAAACTCTGTAAGAAACCAAAAGGATTTAATCAGGGCTTTGGGTGCAAATAAGTCGGAAAAAGCAATTCAAAGAAGTTGCAGAGCCGCAGACACTGTGTCCGACATTTTTGAGAAAATAGAGATTTCCACATCAGTAAGGAAAGTTTCTAGTAGGCATCAAACGCCAGCCAGAATAAAAGATAATGAAGTTATTGCCAATTCTTTGAGGGACTTGCGACCGTTTTCTAAAACAATAGGAAGAGTGTGTCAAGTCATGCCAAATGTCCTGTGCTCACCAGTCAGAAAAATTAACTCTGTTGATCTTAAGTTCAGGATCAAGCAAGTAGTTGACAGGCTGTATTATGGACATACTATCAATTTTGACCATGAATCGTCTGAGGAGGACTGCTAG